The Raphanus sativus cultivar WK10039 unplaced genomic scaffold, ASM80110v3 Scaffold4327, whole genome shotgun sequence genome includes a window with the following:
- the LOC130507325 gene encoding S-adenosylmethionine synthase 2-like, whose translation MESFLFTSESVNEGHPDKLCDQISDAILDACLEQDPESKVACETCTKTNMVMVFGEITTKANVDYETIVRKTCREIGFVSDDVGLDADNCKVLVNIEQQSPDIAQGVHGHLTKKPEEIGAGDQGHMFGYATDETPELMPLSHVLATKLGAKLTEVRKNGTCSWLRPDGKTQVTVEYLNENGAMVPVRVHTVLISTQHDETVTNEEIAADLKEHVIKPVIPEKYLDENTIFHLNPSGRFVIGGPHGDAGLTGRKIIIDTYGGWGAHGGGAFSGKDPTKVDRSGAYIVRQAAKSIVASGLARRCIVQVSYAIGVPEPLSVFVDSYGTGKIPDKEILEIVKENFDFRPGMISINLDLKRGGNGRFLKTAAYGHFGRDDADFTWEVVKPLKSNKVQA comes from the coding sequence ATGGAATCGTTTTTGTTCACCTCCGAGTCAGTCAACGAGGGACATCCCGACAAGCTCTGCGACCAGATCTCCGACGCGATCCTCGACGCATGCCTCGAGCAAGACCCCGAGAGCAAAGTCGCCTGCGAGACGTGCACAAAAACCAACATGGTCATGGTCTTCGGCGAGATCACCACCAAAGCTAACGTCGACTACGAGACCATCGTCCGCAAAACATGCCGCGAGATCGGTTTCGTCTCAGACGACGTCGGCCTAGACGCCGACAACTGCAAGGTCCTCGTCAACATCGAGCAGCAGAGCCCCGACATCGCGCAAGGCGTCCACGGCCACCTCACCAAGAAACCCGAGGAGATCGGAGCTGGTGATCAAGGTCACATGTTCGGTTACGCGACCGACGAGACTCCCGAACTTATGCCTCTCAGCCACGTCCTCGCGACCAAGCTCGGAGCGAAGCTTACCGAGGTTCGTAAGAACGGGACTTGCTCGTGGCTGAGACCTGACGGTAAGACTCAAGTCACGGTTGAGTACTTGAACGAGAACGGAGCTATGGTCCCTGTCCGCGTCCACACTGTTCTGATCTCGACGCAGCATGATGAGACCGTGACGAACGAGGAGATCGCGGCTGATCTCAAGGAGCATGTGATCAAACCGGTGATCCCGGAGAAGTACCTTGACGAGAACACCATCTTCCATCTCAACCCTTCTGGTCGTTTCGTGATCGGTGGTCCTCACGGTGACGCTGGTCTCACGGGACGTAAGATCATTATCGATACTTACGGTGGTTGGGGTGCTCACGGAGGTGGTGCTTTCTCTGGGAAGGACCCGACCAAGGTTGACAGGAGTGGGGCCTACATCGTGAGGCAGGCTGCTAAGAGTATTGTGGCGAGTGGGCTCGCGAGGAGGTGCATTGTTCAGGTGTCGTACGCCATTGGTGTCCCTGAGCCTTTGTCTGTGTTCGTGGATAGCTATGGAACCGGGAAGATTCCAGACAAGGAGATTCTGGAGATTGTGAAGGAGAATTTTGATTTCAGGCCAGGGATGATATCTATTAACTTGGATTTGAAGAGAGGTGGTAATGGTAGGTTCTTGAAGACTGCTGCTTATGGTCATTTTGGAAGGGACGATGCTGATTTCACCTGGGAGGTGGTGAAGCCACTCAAGTCTAACAAGGTCCAAGCTTGA